A genome region from Spartobacteria bacterium includes the following:
- a CDS encoding adenosylhomocysteinase — protein MDYIVKDISLATFGRMEMTLSENEMPGLMALRKKYGEEKPLKGARISGSLHMTIQTAMLIETLQTLGAEVRWASCNIFSTQDHAAAAIAETGTPVFAVKGESLVEYWEYTDRILDWGNGTGPNMILDDGGDATLFVHLGYKAENDPSVLDAATESEEEAVLFAQVKKAMAKDPGRFHRIVKEIRGVSEETTTGVHRLYKWAKNGELLFPAFNVNDSVTKSKFDNLYGCRHSLVDGIMRATDLMIGGKVAVVAGYGDVGKGCCQSLKGQGARVVVTEIDPICALQASMEGYEVMRMEDACKIGDIFVSTTGCCDVITEEHMLQMPNMAIVCNIGHFDSEIEVAKMRKYEWTNVKPQVDLIKKPDGRSIILLAEGRLVNLGCATGHPSFVMSNSFTNQTLAQMELFCNPDKYPIGVYTLPKPLDEEVARLHLGRIGAKLDTLTPKQSEYLGVDINGPYKPDHYRY, from the coding sequence ATGGACTATATAGTTAAGGATATTTCTCTAGCAACATTCGGACGAATGGAGATGACGCTGTCGGAAAATGAAATGCCGGGTCTTATGGCTCTCCGCAAAAAATACGGCGAAGAAAAACCACTAAAAGGTGCTCGCATCAGCGGGTCGCTGCATATGACGATTCAAACGGCGATGCTGATTGAAACATTACAGACACTCGGCGCAGAGGTTCGCTGGGCAAGTTGTAATATTTTCTCTACTCAAGATCACGCTGCGGCAGCCATCGCTGAAACGGGTACCCCAGTTTTTGCAGTTAAAGGCGAGTCATTGGTCGAATATTGGGAGTACACAGACCGCATCCTCGACTGGGGCAATGGAACGGGTCCGAATATGATTTTAGATGACGGTGGCGATGCGACGCTATTTGTTCATCTGGGCTATAAAGCGGAAAATGATCCATCCGTTTTAGATGCTGCCACGGAAAGCGAAGAAGAGGCTGTTTTATTTGCTCAGGTAAAAAAAGCCATGGCGAAAGATCCGGGACGTTTTCATCGTATCGTCAAAGAAATCAGGGGTGTCAGCGAAGAAACAACAACCGGCGTCCACCGCTTATATAAATGGGCTAAAAATGGCGAATTGCTGTTCCCTGCGTTCAATGTGAACGACTCGGTGACAAAATCGAAATTTGACAACCTGTATGGCTGCCGTCATTCGCTGGTTGATGGCATTATGCGTGCCACGGACTTGATGATCGGCGGGAAAGTGGCCGTTGTGGCCGGGTATGGTGATGTAGGCAAAGGCTGCTGTCAGTCGCTAAAAGGTCAGGGCGCCCGCGTTGTTGTGACTGAAATTGATCCGATTTGCGCGCTGCAGGCCTCCATGGAAGGCTATGAAGTCATGCGCATGGAAGATGCCTGCAAAATTGGCGATATCTTTGTATCCACAACGGGCTGCTGCGATGTCATCACCGAAGAACACATGCTGCAAATGCCCAACATGGCCATCGTCTGCAATATCGGCCATTTTGATTCGGAAATCGAAGTAGCAAAAATGCGTAAGTACGAGTGGACAAATGTGAAACCTCAGGTCGATCTGATCAAAAAGCCGGACGGCCGCTCCATTATCCTTCTGGCTGAAGGACGGTTGGTCAATCTGGGCTGCGCTACAGGGCATCCCAGCTTTGTGATGTCTAACAGCTTCACAAACCAGACCCTGGCTCAGATGGAACTGTTTTGCAATCCTGACAAATATCCTATCGGCGTCTACACCCTTCCTAAACCATTGGATGAAGAAGTTGCACGCCTGCATCTCGGACGCATCGGGGCAAAACTGGATACGTTGACACCGAAACAGTCGGAGTATCTCGGAGTCGACATCAATGGCCCCTACAAACCGGATCACTACCGTTACTAA